A single Cryomorphaceae bacterium DNA region contains:
- a CDS encoding acyl-CoA carboxylase subunit beta: protein MSDKFQELDKKVAEAQLGGGEKRIQAQHDKGKLTARERIHFLLDEGSFEEIGMLVTHRSTNFGLDKQKILGDGVVTGYGRVNGRLIYVFAQDFTVLGGSLAEAHAQKICRIMDLAMQNGAPIIGLNDSGGARIQEGVVSLGGYADIFFRNTRASGVIPQLSAIMGPCAGGAVYSPALTDFIHMVEGTSYMFVTGPNVVKTVTHEEVTAEELGGASAHSTKSGVAHFTAANEIALIQQLKELLAFIPQNCEEEPPALPYEAGDEKRPDLNQIIPENPNQPYDIKDVINGVCDSDSFMEVHKDYAENIVVGFARLAGKSIGIVANQPAFLAGVLNIEASQKAGRFVRFCDSFNIPLLVFEDVPGFLPGTDQEWNGIITHGAKLLYAFSEATVPRVTVITRKAYGGAYDVMNSKHIGADMNFAWPSAEIAVMGAKGAAEIIFRKEIASADDPSAKHAEKEAEYAELFAHPYNAAARGYVDEVIKPEVTREKLIRAFEMLKNKVDVLPKKKHGNIPL, encoded by the coding sequence ATGTCTGACAAATTTCAGGAGCTCGATAAAAAGGTTGCCGAAGCCCAACTCGGGGGAGGTGAAAAACGCATACAAGCCCAACACGACAAAGGAAAGTTAACCGCACGTGAGCGGATACACTTTCTATTGGACGAAGGCTCATTTGAGGAGATCGGTATGCTGGTCACTCACCGTTCCACCAATTTTGGCCTTGACAAACAAAAGATCCTTGGTGATGGAGTCGTCACGGGCTATGGCCGAGTGAACGGAAGATTGATCTATGTCTTTGCTCAGGACTTTACCGTTCTCGGCGGATCCTTGGCGGAAGCCCACGCTCAGAAGATTTGTCGCATCATGGACTTGGCCATGCAGAATGGAGCACCCATCATTGGGTTGAATGATTCTGGAGGTGCTCGCATCCAAGAGGGCGTTGTTTCCCTAGGCGGATATGCAGATATCTTTTTCCGAAATACTCGTGCCAGCGGGGTAATTCCTCAGCTTAGTGCGATTATGGGCCCTTGTGCTGGTGGGGCAGTATACAGTCCTGCGCTTACGGATTTCATTCACATGGTGGAAGGAACGAGCTACATGTTCGTTACAGGCCCGAATGTTGTAAAAACAGTCACGCATGAGGAGGTCACAGCAGAAGAGCTTGGAGGAGCTTCGGCACACTCTACGAAGAGCGGGGTGGCTCATTTTACTGCCGCTAACGAAATAGCCCTGATCCAGCAGCTCAAAGAGCTTTTAGCGTTTATTCCTCAAAACTGCGAAGAAGAACCACCGGCATTGCCTTATGAAGCGGGAGATGAAAAGCGTCCAGACCTCAATCAGATCATCCCGGAAAACCCCAACCAGCCTTACGATATTAAAGACGTGATCAACGGCGTTTGTGATTCGGATTCCTTCATGGAGGTCCATAAGGACTATGCTGAAAATATCGTTGTTGGTTTTGCACGATTGGCCGGTAAGAGTATTGGTATTGTAGCGAATCAGCCAGCCTTCTTAGCTGGAGTTTTAAACATCGAGGCTTCCCAAAAAGCGGGGCGCTTTGTCCGCTTCTGCGACAGCTTTAATATTCCTCTTTTGGTATTTGAAGATGTGCCGGGATTCTTGCCTGGAACAGACCAAGAATGGAATGGAATCATTACTCACGGAGCCAAGTTGCTCTATGCTTTTAGTGAAGCAACCGTGCCGCGCGTGACGGTAATTACGCGAAAAGCCTATGGTGGAGCCTATGACGTGATGAACTCCAAGCATATCGGAGCGGATATGAATTTTGCATGGCCGTCAGCAGAGATCGCTGTCATGGGCGCTAAAGGTGCAGCGGAAATAATTTTTAGAAAAGAAATTGCATCAGCAGATGATCCTTCTGCCAAGCATGCGGAGAAAGAAGCGGAATACGCGGAGCTCTTCGCCCATCCATATAACGCTGCGGCACGTGGTTATGTAGACGAGGTCATCAAACCTGAAGTTACCCGTGAAAAGTTGATTCGCGCGTTTGAGATGCTCAAAAACAAAGTGGATGTTCTT
- the lepA gene encoding elongation factor 4 — protein sequence MKNIRNFCIIAHIDHGKSTLADRLLDATQSVSDREKKDQILDSMDLERERGITIKSHAIQMTFSNEGEEYTLNLIDTPGHVDFSYEVSRSIAACEGALLVVDAAQGIQAQTISNLYLALEHDLEIIPVLNKIDLPSANPEEISDQIIDLIGCDLDEIIPASAKEGIGIQEILEAIVERVPAPEGDPKAPLQALIFDSVYNPFRGVEAYFRVMNGSIRKGEIVQFVNTGKKYNADEIGVLKLNQEPRKEIKTGDVGYIISGIKDAREVKVGDTITSFERPTPEAIAGFENVKPMVFAGVYPVDTEEYEELRSAMEKLQLNDASLTFEPESSAALGFGFRCGFLGMLHMEIIQERLEREFKMTVITTVPNVSYKAYSKSSGDEFEWVNNPSDLPDPNLLTSVEEPYITAQIITKSEFVGSIMTLAIEKRGIMKNQVYLTSDRVELSFDLPLAEIVFDFYDRLKTVSKGYASFDYQPIGYRESNLVKVDVLLNGDQVDALSALIHRDNAYDIGKKMCAKLRELIPRQQFDIAIQAAIGSKIIARETVKALRKDVTAKCYGGDISRKRKLLEKQKAGKKRMRQVGNVEIPQQAFLAVLKLDN from the coding sequence ATGAAGAATATCCGGAATTTCTGCATCATCGCACACATCGACCACGGTAAGAGCACCTTGGCAGATCGTTTGTTGGATGCAACCCAAAGTGTATCGGATCGCGAGAAGAAGGACCAAATCTTGGACAGCATGGATTTGGAGCGAGAGCGTGGAATCACCATCAAGTCTCATGCGATCCAAATGACCTTTTCGAATGAAGGTGAAGAGTATACCCTGAATTTGATTGATACTCCTGGACACGTCGACTTCAGCTATGAGGTATCTCGTTCCATTGCTGCCTGTGAGGGAGCTCTGTTGGTGGTGGATGCCGCACAAGGAATTCAAGCGCAAACCATCTCCAATCTCTATCTCGCCTTAGAACATGATTTGGAGATCATTCCGGTTCTGAATAAAATTGATCTGCCCAGTGCAAACCCTGAGGAAATTTCAGATCAGATCATCGATCTAATCGGCTGCGATCTAGACGAGATCATTCCCGCTTCAGCCAAAGAAGGTATCGGAATACAGGAAATCTTGGAGGCCATTGTAGAGCGGGTTCCTGCCCCCGAAGGTGATCCCAAGGCACCCTTGCAGGCCCTGATTTTTGACTCTGTATACAATCCTTTCCGCGGTGTTGAGGCCTACTTCCGTGTGATGAACGGTTCCATTCGCAAAGGAGAGATTGTCCAATTCGTCAACACGGGGAAGAAATACAACGCCGATGAAATCGGAGTACTCAAACTGAACCAAGAGCCCCGAAAAGAAATCAAGACTGGTGATGTAGGGTACATCATTTCTGGAATTAAGGACGCCAGAGAGGTGAAGGTGGGGGATACGATTACTTCATTTGAGCGGCCTACCCCTGAAGCCATTGCCGGATTCGAGAATGTGAAGCCCATGGTATTTGCCGGGGTATACCCTGTGGATACCGAAGAATACGAAGAGTTGCGCAGCGCCATGGAAAAGCTCCAACTCAACGATGCCAGCTTGACCTTTGAGCCGGAGAGTTCAGCGGCCTTGGGCTTTGGATTTCGCTGCGGGTTCTTGGGAATGCTACACATGGAGATCATTCAAGAACGCTTGGAGCGCGAGTTTAAAATGACGGTGATTACCACCGTTCCCAACGTATCGTATAAAGCGTATTCAAAGAGCAGTGGTGATGAGTTTGAATGGGTAAACAACCCTTCAGACCTCCCAGATCCAAACCTATTGACCAGTGTTGAAGAGCCGTATATTACCGCGCAGATCATTACGAAATCTGAGTTTGTTGGTTCTATCATGACCTTGGCCATTGAAAAGCGCGGGATCATGAAGAATCAGGTTTATCTGACTTCAGATCGCGTAGAGCTCAGCTTTGACTTGCCTTTGGCTGAGATCGTGTTTGATTTCTACGATCGCTTAAAAACGGTTTCAAAAGGATACGCCAGTTTTGATTATCAACCGATCGGTTATCGAGAGTCCAATTTGGTCAAAGTTGATGTTCTTTTGAACGGAGATCAGGTAGACGCACTTTCAGCGCTTATCCACCGAGACAATGCATACGACATCGGTAAAAAGATGTGCGCTAAGCTTCGAGAGCTCATCCCACGCCAGCAGTTTGACATTGCCATCCAAGCTGCGATTGGATCCAAGATCATCGCTCGAGAAACTGTTAAGGCTCTTCGAAAGGATGTTACGGCCAAGTGTTATGGAGGAGATATTTCACGTAAAAGAAAGCTCCTTGAAAAGCAAAAGGCCGGAAAGAAACGAATGCGTCAAGTAGGGAACGTTGAAATTCCACAACAGGCCTTTTTAGCGGTGCTTAAATTGGACAATTAA